From the genome of Spirosomataceae bacterium TFI 002, one region includes:
- a CDS encoding Predicted metalloprotease, contains C-terminal PDZ domain (manually curated) produces MGQHTLPRFEYTISINSPQSKSYEVEMQVKNWKADNILLKLPNWMPGYYQLMNYSDDLNGLSCEDKNGKQLTFEQKTKRSWLVTRLPSDDFKIKYTIKTHKSFVANSIVDSLHAYIIPANSFLYVDGYLDSPVLVNLNFVDSWNDVATGLETVSEVEHKYLASDFDILYDCPILIGNLDHLPSFDVDGKVHEFVGFKLGDFNKELFVKNLQKMVTAASNIIGDIPYKKYTFIGIGPGRGGIEHLNNTTISFDGNDLKTPKDMNRVMNFLAHEYFHHYNVKRIRPFELGPFDYENGNKTNLLWICEGLTVYYEYLIVKRAGLVDLPTLLSFFESNINAHENNTGKNHQSLQQASYHTWSDGPFGGQKGKSISYYDKGPIVGLFLDLEIRNGTKNKKSLDDVMRMLYQKYYLREKRGFTEAEFQAICEEVSQTDLSIFFEYVYTTKELDYPKYLAHAGLKIDSTKEENGKLRYSIAQIDKPNSLQKRVLASLIRE; encoded by the coding sequence TTGGGTCAACATACCCTTCCAAGGTTTGAATACACAATCTCCATAAATTCTCCTCAAAGTAAAAGCTACGAGGTAGAGATGCAGGTCAAAAACTGGAAAGCGGACAATATTTTACTCAAGTTACCTAACTGGATGCCAGGCTACTATCAGCTTATGAACTACTCAGATGACTTGAATGGGCTTTCTTGTGAAGACAAGAATGGAAAACAGTTGACATTTGAACAGAAAACTAAAAGATCATGGCTCGTAACAAGGCTTCCAAGTGACGATTTTAAAATAAAATATACGATTAAGACCCATAAAAGTTTTGTCGCAAATAGCATCGTAGATAGCCTTCACGCATACATTATACCAGCCAATTCTTTCCTTTATGTAGATGGTTATTTGGATTCACCTGTTTTGGTAAACCTTAACTTTGTAGACTCTTGGAATGATGTAGCAACTGGTCTAGAAACTGTTTCTGAGGTTGAACATAAATACCTTGCCTCGGACTTTGATATTTTATATGATTGCCCAATATTAATAGGGAATTTAGATCACTTACCAAGTTTCGATGTTGATGGGAAAGTTCATGAATTTGTAGGGTTTAAACTAGGAGATTTTAATAAAGAACTTTTTGTAAAAAACTTGCAGAAAATGGTGACTGCTGCATCAAATATCATTGGTGATATTCCATACAAAAAGTACACTTTTATAGGCATAGGGCCTGGTAGAGGGGGCATTGAGCATCTCAATAATACAACTATAAGTTTCGATGGGAATGACCTAAAAACCCCAAAAGACATGAATAGGGTTATGAATTTCTTAGCCCATGAGTATTTTCATCATTATAATGTCAAGCGGATTAGACCTTTCGAACTGGGTCCATTTGATTATGAAAACGGCAACAAAACCAATCTCTTATGGATATGTGAAGGGTTGACGGTTTATTACGAATACCTGATTGTAAAAAGAGCTGGTTTAGTTGACTTACCTACTTTGTTAAGTTTTTTTGAAAGTAATATCAATGCTCACGAAAATAATACAGGCAAAAACCATCAATCTCTACAACAGGCTAGTTATCATACTTGGAGTGATGGACCTTTTGGAGGACAAAAAGGTAAGTCCATTTCTTATTATGACAAAGGCCCCATTGTGGGTTTATTTCTAGATTTGGAAATAAGAAACGGTACAAAAAATAAGAAATCGCTAGACGACGTAATGCGAATGCTTTATCAAAAATACTATTTGCGTGAAAAAAGAGGCTTTACCGAAGCTGAGTTTCAGGCTATTTGTGAAGAAGTTTCACAAACAGACTTGTCAATTTTCTTTGAATATGTTTACACCACCAAAGAGCTAGATTA